Proteins co-encoded in one Methanobrevibacter sp. genomic window:
- a CDS encoding glycosyltransferase, whose translation MKALVVITGRGLGGDASIALNTIKALEKQGVECEIALDKSAPGILFKNNGYSWHKISIPVAGGFVATKKSAIKAAFKMINATFEIRKLIKKLDVDFVLGVIGGGAIVGSVGAKLAGKPAASIICTPLDTKVCTKFNPCFVLPEANLYKHENLPKGVSKTYFPVNHGLVKGDKNKALEKLREEKKFDENKRTILFSSGSSIFKGMIEGANNFAELTDDYNLVLIGLPLHDDYLDNLNENIIYLGYINWLSDLFDYIDLAVVTDDGLTIQEAVACEVPSISLTRIKWGRYHNMEEVFKGATIEAEVYNLNDKIKEALDIADDLRAGCKKYSADIAISQDLLAERIIEKVKK comes from the coding sequence ATGAAGGCGTTAGTTGTTATTACTGGTAGAGGTCTTGGTGGGGATGCTTCTATAGCTTTAAACACTATTAAAGCACTTGAAAAACAGGGTGTTGAATGTGAAATAGCTCTTGATAAATCAGCTCCAGGAATTTTATTTAAAAATAATGGTTATTCATGGCACAAGATTTCAATTCCCGTTGCAGGGGGTTTTGTTGCAACAAAAAAATCAGCAATTAAGGCAGCTTTTAAAATGATTAATGCAACATTTGAAATCAGAAAGCTTATTAAAAAACTTGATGTGGACTTTGTTTTAGGAGTTATTGGTGGAGGAGCTATTGTAGGTTCAGTTGGCGCCAAATTGGCAGGCAAGCCAGCAGCTTCCATTATTTGTACTCCTTTGGATACAAAAGTCTGTACAAAATTCAATCCGTGTTTTGTTTTGCCTGAAGCAAACCTTTATAAACATGAAAATCTCCCAAAAGGTGTTTCAAAAACCTATTTCCCTGTAAACCATGGTCTTGTTAAGGGAGATAAAAATAAAGCTTTGGAAAAATTAAGGGAAGAGAAGAAATTTGATGAAAATAAAAGAACCATTTTGTTCTCTTCAGGATCTTCAATATTTAAAGGAATGATTGAAGGCGCCAATAACTTTGCAGAATTGACTGATGATTATAATTTGGTTTTAATAGGTCTTCCATTGCATGATGATTATTTGGATAACCTGAATGAAAATATCATCTATCTGGGTTATATCAACTGGTTATCTGATTTATTTGATTATATTGATTTGGCTGTTGTAACTGATGATGGTTTAACCATTCAGGAAGCGGTGGCCTGTGAGGTTCCTAGCATTTCCCTTACAAGAATTAAATGGGGAAGATATCACAATATGGAAGAGGTATTCAAGGGCGCTACAATAGAAGCCGAAGTTTATAACTTGAATGATAAGATAAAAGAGGCTTTGGATATTGCTGATGATCTTAGGGCAGGATGTAAAAAATATTCTGCAGACATAGCTATTTCTCAAGATCTTTTAGCGGAAAGAATAATAGAAAAAGTAAAAAAATAA
- a CDS encoding CDC48 family AAA ATPase translates to MVKDEMTLKVAESISQRDIGHGIARLDPEVMNEMGLQEGDLIEVIGDRKTAAIVAASQTDIGLGVIRIDGLVRKNAGASIGQEVLIKKTKAIEAKKVVLAPIENNIKVQGDVRSLFAGKVMVQGDIITSQVRSRPRSMGMGFDSLFDNFMDFSPMTEIKFAVVSTNPAGIVIVGENTEVEVKEEPVDVASIDGVSNLLDVTYEDIGGLKEEVKKVREMIEIPLKRPELFEKLGITPPKGVLMQGPPGTGKTLLAKAVANESDAHFISIAGPEIMSKYVGGSEENLREKFEEAEANAPSIIFIDELDAIAPNREDTQGEAERRTVAQLLTLMDGLKSRGQVVIIGATNRPDSIDPALRRPGRFDREIEIGVPDEEERLEILEIHTRSMPLAEDVDLEEFAKVTHGFVGADLESLCREAAMRVVRRIIPDIKSDEEISEDILKKIIVEPKDFKEALKEIQPSALREVIVQVPDIKWDDIGGLGEVKQELQEAVEWPLRYPEKFQKFGIRPPKGTLLYGIPGTGKTLLAKAVANESEANFISVKGPELLSKWVGDSEAGVREVFRKARQAAPTVIFFDEIDSIASSRSGNDGDSGVTKRVVNQLLTEMDGMEELEDVAVIAATNRPDILDAGLMRPGRFDRHIKVDVPNEEGRLAIFKVHTKDMPLADDVDLEKLAQETEGYVGADIESVCREAAMLTLRENIDAKEVSKKYFQEALEKVKPSDDDKELLQYM, encoded by the coding sequence ATGGTAAAAGATGAAATGACTTTAAAAGTTGCAGAATCAATCTCTCAAAGAGATATCGGACATGGAATCGCAAGACTCGATCCTGAAGTAATGAACGAGATGGGATTACAAGAAGGAGATCTCATAGAGGTTATTGGAGACAGAAAAACAGCAGCTATCGTAGCTGCATCCCAAACCGACATAGGTTTAGGAGTAATTAGAATTGACGGACTTGTACGTAAAAATGCTGGTGCATCAATTGGCCAAGAAGTTTTAATTAAGAAAACCAAAGCAATTGAAGCTAAAAAAGTAGTTCTTGCACCAATCGAAAATAACATAAAAGTACAAGGTGACGTACGCAGCTTATTTGCAGGAAAAGTAATGGTACAAGGTGACATCATTACCTCCCAAGTAAGAAGCAGACCAAGATCAATGGGAATGGGTTTTGACAGTTTATTCGATAACTTCATGGACTTTTCACCAATGACTGAAATCAAATTTGCAGTAGTTTCAACAAACCCTGCAGGTATTGTAATTGTTGGAGAAAACACCGAAGTAGAAGTTAAAGAAGAACCAGTAGACGTTGCAAGCATTGACGGTGTAAGCAACCTTCTTGATGTAACTTACGAAGATATCGGTGGACTTAAAGAGGAAGTTAAAAAAGTAAGAGAAATGATTGAAATTCCTCTTAAAAGACCAGAATTATTTGAAAAATTAGGTATTACCCCTCCAAAAGGAGTTTTAATGCAAGGACCACCAGGTACTGGTAAAACCTTACTCGCAAAAGCAGTAGCTAATGAAAGTGACGCACACTTCATTTCCATTGCTGGACCAGAAATCATGAGTAAATACGTAGGTGGATCTGAAGAAAACTTACGTGAAAAATTCGAAGAAGCAGAAGCAAATGCACCTTCCATCATATTTATCGATGAATTAGACGCAATTGCACCAAACAGAGAAGACACCCAAGGTGAAGCAGAAAGAAGAACTGTAGCACAACTCCTTACCTTAATGGATGGTCTTAAATCCAGAGGACAAGTTGTAATTATTGGTGCAACCAACAGGCCAGATTCAATTGACCCTGCTTTAAGAAGACCAGGAAGATTCGATAGGGAAATTGAAATCGGAGTACCTGATGAAGAAGAAAGATTAGAAATTCTCGAAATCCACACCAGAAGCATGCCACTTGCAGAAGATGTAGACTTAGAAGAATTCGCTAAAGTAACCCATGGTTTCGTTGGAGCTGACTTAGAATCATTATGTAGGGAAGCTGCAATGAGAGTAGTTAGAAGAATTATTCCAGATATCAAAAGCGATGAAGAAATTTCTGAAGACATTCTTAAAAAGATCATTGTTGAACCAAAAGACTTTAAAGAAGCATTAAAAGAAATTCAACCATCTGCACTTAGAGAAGTAATCGTTCAAGTACCAGATATCAAATGGGACGATATTGGTGGACTTGGAGAAGTAAAACAAGAATTACAAGAAGCTGTAGAATGGCCGTTAAGATATCCTGAAAAATTCCAAAAATTCGGTATCAGACCACCTAAAGGAACCTTACTTTACGGTATTCCAGGTACAGGTAAAACCTTACTTGCAAAAGCAGTAGCTAACGAAAGTGAAGCTAACTTTATTTCCGTAAAAGGTCCAGAATTATTATCCAAATGGGTAGGAGATTCTGAAGCGGGAGTAAGAGAAGTCTTTAGAAAAGCTAGACAAGCTGCACCAACCGTAATTTTCTTCGATGAAATCGATTCCATCGCAAGCAGCCGTAGTGGAAACGATGGTGACAGTGGAGTTACCAAAAGAGTTGTAAACCAACTTTTAACTGAAATGGACGGTATGGAAGAATTAGAAGACGTTGCAGTCATTGCAGCTACTAACAGACCAGACATTTTAGACGCTGGACTTATGAGACCTGGAAGATTTGATAGACATATCAAAGTAGATGTTCCAAATGAAGAAGGAAGGTTAGCTATCTTTAAAGTACATACTAAAGATATGCCACTTGCAGATGATGTAGACTTAGAAAAATTAGCACAAGAAACCGAAGGCTATGTTGGTGCTGATATTGAGTCCGTATGTCGTGAAGCTGCAATGTTAACTTTAAGAGAAAATATTGATGCTAAAGAAGTAAGCAAAAAATACTTCCAAGAAGCTCTTGAAAAAGTTAAACCTTCAGATGACGACAAAGAATTATTACAATACATGTAA
- a CDS encoding glutaredoxin family protein yields the protein MVNETENINISDVNGSDEQLSNIHFHHVDGEQKGFIQLYGLSTCGWCKQTRMFLEENEIAYDYIYVDLTSGEEREAVMEELEKYNPDMSFPTLVIGHSGVIVGYEPEEIATALAIPME from the coding sequence ATGGTAAATGAAACAGAAAACATAAACATTAGTGACGTAAATGGTAGTGACGAACAGTTAAGCAACATTCACTTCCACCATGTTGATGGAGAACAAAAAGGTTTTATCCAATTGTACGGACTTTCCACCTGTGGATGGTGTAAACAGACCAGAATGTTTTTAGAGGAAAATGAAATTGCTTACGACTACATCTACGTAGACTTAACATCTGGTGAAGAACGCGAAGCAGTTATGGAAGAACTTGAAAAATACAATCCAGACATGTCCTTCCCAACATTAGTAATCGGACATTCAGGAGTAATTGTTGGTTACGAACCAGAAGAAATAGCAACTGCATTAGCAATTCCAATGGAATAA
- a CDS encoding cell wall biosynthesis protein: MMYESMVIVFIYIFILSALGTVALTMVFRYLGNRGYLGNLYPNVRGGIPRAIGIVPFLILCFYFLPGYNSLILIIGVFALFDDILGRQRIASISIEWGQLARGIGMILVMIAGFYLDLGFAAIFIALLIQPINISDMQPGTTCMITIIMSLVTIILMVAFGVPPVNELPAFYTPLVLLIVCLGYCPLDFSGKIMLGEVGNHSFAIALGISFYLLGGLVGVIVLGLITTALTAFVRRSTLRPFLSRNLGIKNPTFGDFFMDVLTGGGLGDLLRKLILKDTQYVVRNPILIMLGFRRLLFNPYASRNANFISNRRSNNNKVRLGKL; encoded by the coding sequence ATTATGTATGAATCAATGGTTATTGTATTTATCTATATATTCATTTTATCCGCTTTAGGTACAGTGGCTTTAACAATGGTATTTAGATATTTAGGTAATAGGGGGTACTTGGGAAACCTATATCCTAATGTAAGGGGAGGAATTCCAAGAGCTATAGGAATAGTTCCATTTTTAATTTTATGTTTTTACTTCTTGCCTGGATACAATAGTCTAATTTTAATCATAGGGGTTTTTGCACTATTTGATGATATTTTAGGACGTCAAAGAATCGCATCTATTTCAATTGAATGGGGTCAGCTCGCAAGAGGAATAGGTATGATTTTGGTGATGATTGCGGGATTCTATTTGGATTTGGGATTTGCAGCAATTTTCATTGCACTTTTAATTCAGCCAATCAATATTTCAGATATGCAGCCAGGTACAACCTGTATGATTACAATCATAATGTCTTTAGTCACTATTATTCTAATGGTAGCTTTCGGCGTACCTCCTGTTAATGAGCTTCCTGCATTCTATACTCCATTGGTATTGTTAATAGTATGTTTAGGATACTGTCCATTGGATTTCTCAGGAAAGATAATGCTTGGGGAAGTCGGAAATCATTCATTTGCAATTGCATTGGGTATTTCATTCTACTTGCTCGGAGGTTTGGTTGGAGTTATTGTCTTAGGATTAATAACCACTGCTCTTACAGCATTCGTAAGGAGAAGTACTCTAAGACCATTCCTTTCAAGAAATCTGGGCATTAAAAATCCAACATTTGGAGATTTCTTCATGGATGTATTGACTGGTGGAGGCCTTGGAGATCTATTGAGAAAATTGATTTTGAAAGACACTCAGTATGTTGTCAGAAATCCAATATTGATAATGTTAGGATTCAGAAGATTGTTATTCAATCCGTATGCATCAAGAAATGCAAATTTCATTTCAAACAGACGTTCTAACAACAATAAAGTAAGATTAGGTAAATTATAG
- a CDS encoding glutaredoxin family protein: MNYESKDSDITHVAGNNAEMSEIEWKHVDGENHGNIKLFALSTCGWCKKTRMYLEENEVAYDYVYVDLTTGAQRDIVMREFEEYNPDMSFPTIVINGSEVIIGYEPDEMAKELNI, from the coding sequence ATGAACTACGAATCAAAAGATAGTGACATTACCCATGTAGCAGGAAACAACGCAGAAATGAGTGAAATCGAATGGAAACATGTTGATGGAGAAAACCACGGAAACATTAAATTGTTTGCACTTTCCACCTGCGGATGGTGTAAAAAAACCAGAATGTATCTAGAAGAAAATGAAGTTGCATATGATTACGTTTATGTAGATTTAACTACAGGTGCTCAACGTGACATTGTAATGAGGGAATTTGAAGAATACAACCCAGACATGTCATTCCCAACTATCGTAATCAACGGCAGCGAAGTAATCATCGGATATGAACCTGATGAAATGGCAAAAGAATTGAACATATAA
- a CDS encoding methanogenesis marker 8 protein, which translates to MSRHIVDGLGKSKVTIENGKVTNVTEPKISYCPLFDHHRNIKEITPEAVKENMEFRIKDFGMCTKNRQLRMKDYLNFGISEIICTLFKEDIIDCAVMVCEGCGTVLIQEAELAQGVGGRVSGLVETSPIPEVIEGIGTDNVLNIETAEINQIDGIKKAIRNGYKNIAVTIALAKDIEEINRLKETYPNVNIYVFAVHTTGISKEDARELFDGSDVITACASKHIREIGDEESLKTVGQSIPIYSKTKNGKKFLELRLKHIGGEKPKKENPDLPNPLI; encoded by the coding sequence ATGAGCAGGCATATTGTAGATGGATTAGGAAAAAGCAAAGTTACAATAGAAAACGGTAAAGTGACAAATGTTACAGAACCCAAAATCAGCTATTGTCCTCTTTTTGATCATCACAGAAATATTAAAGAAATAACTCCTGAAGCCGTAAAAGAAAATATGGAGTTTAGAATAAAAGATTTTGGAATGTGTACCAAAAACAGACAATTAAGAATGAAAGATTATCTTAATTTTGGAATTTCCGAAATAATTTGTACTCTTTTTAAAGAAGACATAATAGATTGTGCTGTAATGGTATGTGAAGGATGTGGAACTGTTCTTATCCAAGAAGCAGAATTAGCGCAAGGTGTTGGAGGCAGAGTCTCAGGACTTGTGGAAACTAGCCCAATCCCAGAAGTTATTGAAGGAATTGGAACAGATAACGTTTTAAATATAGAAACTGCCGAGATAAACCAAATCGACGGAATAAAAAAAGCTATAAGAAACGGATATAAGAATATTGCAGTTACAATTGCTTTAGCCAAAGACATTGAAGAAATCAATAGACTTAAAGAGACCTATCCTAATGTCAATATTTATGTTTTTGCTGTTCATACAACAGGAATTTCCAAAGAGGATGCCAGAGAATTATTTGATGGAAGTGATGTCATTACCGCATGCGCATCCAAACACATAAGGGAAATTGGAGATGAAGAATCTTTAAAAACTGTTGGTCAGTCAATACCCATCTATTCAAAAACCAAAAATGGTAAAAAGTTTCTTGAATTGAGATTGAAACATATTGGTGGAGAAAAGCCTAAAAAAGAAAATCCTGATTTACCTAATCCTTTAATTTAA
- a CDS encoding mRNA surveillance protein pelota, translating to MKILKQDKKEGMMELLPETLDDLWHLSHIVEVGDNVSSKTTRRIQDNTGDKLRSDRGVKKTFFLGIEVESISFHIFTGKLRLTGVITRGPEDLIPLGSHHTLEVKLNTPLIIKKDKWSKYAIKRVNQAIESSKKLSAIIVVLEDDTATLGLIRQFGIEYYGPINGSVSGKRIIDKNRNKNILQFYQKIVDAILKFDDIQNIIVAGPGFVKNDFYDFLKDKYKDLAKKSIVENIGTGGRVGIGEVIKKGTVEKLTVENRVANEIMAVNDLLTNIAKNSSKVVYGLQQTKDAVNMGAVEKLLVLDLEIPKNNLESIMEIVENMSGEVVVISSEHEGGQQLESLGGVAAILRYAIS from the coding sequence ATGAAAATTTTAAAACAAGACAAAAAAGAAGGAATGATGGAGCTACTTCCCGAAACATTAGATGACTTATGGCATCTTTCACACATTGTTGAAGTTGGGGACAATGTTTCTTCTAAAACAACAAGACGTATACAGGACAATACTGGGGATAAGCTAAGAAGCGACAGGGGTGTCAAAAAAACATTTTTCTTAGGTATCGAAGTTGAAAGTATAAGTTTTCATATATTCACTGGTAAATTAAGATTGACAGGGGTAATTACAAGGGGTCCTGAAGATTTGATTCCATTAGGATCTCACCACACCTTGGAGGTTAAGTTGAATACTCCACTTATAATTAAAAAGGACAAATGGTCAAAGTATGCTATAAAAAGGGTCAATCAAGCTATTGAATCTTCTAAAAAGTTATCTGCAATCATAGTGGTTCTTGAAGATGACACTGCCACATTGGGCCTTATCAGACAATTTGGAATAGAGTATTACGGCCCGATTAACGGTTCTGTTTCAGGTAAGCGCATAATCGATAAGAACAGAAATAAGAACATTCTACAGTTCTATCAAAAAATCGTTGACGCAATTCTAAAATTTGATGACATTCAAAACATAATCGTTGCAGGTCCTGGTTTCGTTAAGAATGATTTTTATGACTTTCTAAAAGACAAATATAAAGATCTGGCTAAAAAGTCCATTGTTGAAAACATAGGCACTGGGGGAAGGGTAGGTATTGGTGAAGTGATTAAAAAGGGAACAGTGGAAAAACTAACTGTGGAAAATAGGGTTGCCAATGAAATAATGGCAGTAAACGATCTACTCACCAACATTGCTAAAAATTCTTCAAAAGTGGTTTACGGCCTTCAACAAACAAAGGATGCAGTAAATATGGGTGCTGTTGAAAAATTGCTTGTATTGGATTTGGAAATTCCTAAAAACAATCTGGAGAGCATCATGGAAATTGTTGAAAATATGAGTGGTGAAGTTGTGGTCATAAGTTCCGAACATGAAGGTGGACAACAATTGGAATCTTTAGGAGGAGTTGCTGCAATTTTGAGATATGCAATTTCTTAA
- the thiC gene encoding phosphomethylpyrimidine synthase has protein sequence MTQKSEAQKGNATPEMEIVAEKENISINKLITLIAEGKVVIPKNINGNSQACGIGKGLTTKINANIGSSSKIDDIDLEVKKAKVAVEYGADAIMDLSTGSDLITFRKKIMDAVDVPIGTVPIYEAGVATLRKGKEIIEMDPEDIFKSIENQAKEGVDFMTLHCGITKELVEKLQIAKRMMGVVSRGGTFLTSWIYHNDQENPLYENYDYILEIAYENDITLSLGDGLRPGCLSDASDIPQIQELVNLGVLVKRAQDANVQVMVEGPGHMPLNQIKANMELQKTICYGAPFYVLGPLVTDLAPGYDHITGAIGGAIAAFSGADFLCYVTPAEHLTLPNLEDVKEGVVASKIAAEAADVANGLESAWAREKEMAVARKNFDWEKQFDLAIDKSKPRSYRNKCELDDDEMCAMCGEYCAVKIAKGDF, from the coding sequence TTGACACAAAAAAGTGAAGCACAAAAAGGCAATGCAACACCAGAAATGGAAATCGTTGCTGAAAAAGAGAATATCTCTATTAACAAACTCATAACATTAATAGCAGAAGGAAAAGTAGTTATACCAAAAAATATTAATGGAAATAGTCAGGCCTGCGGAATTGGTAAAGGTTTGACAACAAAAATCAATGCAAATATTGGATCTTCAAGTAAAATAGATGATATTGATTTGGAAGTCAAAAAAGCGAAAGTGGCTGTTGAATATGGTGCAGATGCAATTATGGACTTAAGTACCGGTTCAGATTTAATAACTTTTAGAAAAAAAATTATGGATGCTGTAGATGTACCTATCGGAACAGTACCTATTTATGAAGCAGGAGTAGCTACTTTAAGGAAAGGTAAAGAAATCATCGAGATGGACCCTGAAGATATCTTTAAATCAATTGAAAATCAAGCTAAAGAAGGTGTAGACTTTATGACTCTACACTGCGGCATAACAAAAGAACTTGTTGAAAAACTGCAGATAGCTAAAAGGATGATGGGTGTTGTAAGTAGGGGAGGAACATTTTTAACATCCTGGATTTATCACAATGATCAGGAAAACCCATTATATGAAAATTACGATTACATTTTAGAGATAGCCTATGAAAATGACATTACCCTTAGTTTAGGAGACGGTTTAAGGCCAGGGTGTCTTTCAGATGCAAGCGACATTCCTCAAATTCAGGAATTAGTAAATCTTGGAGTGCTTGTTAAAAGAGCGCAGGATGCAAATGTGCAGGTAATGGTAGAAGGCCCAGGACACATGCCACTTAATCAGATCAAGGCCAATATGGAACTTCAAAAGACAATATGTTATGGAGCCCCATTCTATGTGTTAGGACCTCTCGTAACCGATCTTGCACCAGGCTATGACCACATCACAGGAGCAATCGGAGGAGCCATAGCCGCATTTAGTGGAGCTGACTTTTTATGCTATGTTACTCCAGCAGAACACCTAACACTACCTAATTTGGAGGACGTGAAGGAAGGAGTTGTTGCATCCAAGATAGCTGCTGAAGCTGCAGATGTTGCAAACGGTCTCGAATCCGCATGGGCAAGAGAAAAAGAAATGGCAGTGGCCCGTAAGAATTTTGATTGGGAAAAACAATTTGATTTGGCCATAGATAAATCCAAACCACGCTCTTACAGAAACAAGTGCGAATTGGATGACGATGAAATGTGTGCAATGTGTGGAGAATACTGCGCAGTCAAAATAGCAAAAGGAGATTTTTAA
- a CDS encoding prephenate dehydrogenase has protein sequence MNIGIIGGTDGLGKTIITYLHDEFDVAISGRDHQKGEKVANMYDVDYYESNTELAENSDIVIVSVPINFTPSVIREVAPYMQEGSLLVDVTSVKEEPSKVMAESLPDTVDYIPTHPIFGPRTVNLDNQVIVLTPIEKGPWYEKVYNFLKSKNMEIIETTPEKHDEMMGIVQVLTHFSFICSASAMEKLKVKISETEDFESPIYNLMIDMIARIVSQNPYLTYFIQTMNPNGVKIRNTFADAVVELKETINNGDESTFVEIANRATKNMGDIQAALGRSDKAINALSHENIILNEKIGETVGLKHIYSGKVHIGILEKVTKDTIFLKKGNKTRKLKLSNIEVLSPEDLYEWKIDNYNHIVEDISCEFNKRVNLEIILETIKNIENIISFSIIDIYTGPQIQDDHISITFKITALYKEAIEKAKEILTGFGGVIR, from the coding sequence ATGAATATTGGAATAATTGGTGGGACCGATGGTCTTGGAAAAACAATAATAACATACTTACATGATGAATTTGACGTAGCTATAAGTGGTAGGGATCACCAGAAAGGTGAAAAGGTAGCAAACATGTATGATGTTGACTATTATGAATCTAATACCGAACTGGCTGAAAATAGCGATATTGTAATTGTTTCCGTTCCCATAAATTTTACACCATCCGTAATAAGAGAAGTTGCGCCCTATATGCAGGAGGGTTCACTTTTAGTTGATGTAACTTCAGTAAAAGAAGAACCCAGCAAGGTAATGGCGGAATCATTGCCTGACACTGTAGATTATATTCCAACTCACCCTATATTCGGACCTAGAACCGTCAATTTGGACAACCAAGTTATTGTTCTTACCCCTATTGAAAAAGGACCATGGTACGAAAAGGTCTACAATTTCCTCAAAAGCAAAAATATGGAGATTATTGAAACCACTCCAGAAAAGCACGATGAAATGATGGGAATTGTGCAGGTTCTAACTCATTTTTCATTCATCTGTTCCGCTTCAGCAATGGAAAAATTAAAAGTGAAAATCAGCGAAACAGAAGACTTTGAAAGTCCCATCTACAATCTGATGATAGATATGATTGCGAGAATCGTATCCCAAAATCCATATTTAACCTATTTTATTCAAACTATGAATCCTAATGGAGTAAAAATTAGAAACACCTTTGCGGATGCCGTTGTTGAACTTAAGGAAACCATCAACAATGGAGATGAAAGCACATTCGTCGAAATAGCCAATAGGGCAACTAAAAATATGGGAGATATTCAAGCGGCACTGGGTAGAAGTGACAAGGCAATCAATGCATTGAGTCATGAAAACATCATTTTAAATGAAAAGATCGGAGAGACTGTGGGACTTAAGCATATCTATTCCGGAAAGGTCCACATCGGAATTCTTGAAAAGGTCACCAAAGACACTATCTTTTTGAAGAAGGGCAATAAAACCAGGAAACTTAAGCTATCCAACATAGAAGTGTTGAGTCCTGAAGACCTTTATGAGTGGAAAATAGACAACTACAACCATATTGTTGAAGACATAAGCTGTGAATTTAATAAGCGCGTAAACTTGGAAATTATTCTGGAAACCATAAAAAACATTGAAAACATCATTTCATTTTCAATAATTGACATTTATACAGGACCACAAATCCAAGATGACCATATAAGCATTACATTCAAGATTACTGCACTTTATAAAGAAGCCATCGAAAAGGCAAAAGAAATATTAACCGGTTTTGGTGGAGTTATAAGATAG
- a CDS encoding NAD(P)/FAD-dependent oxidoreductase has translation MKNIVIGSGPAGRLGSLELGKLGEEVLLIEKNHIAGTCLNEGCMVICALTDITKYIETNNRFNALGFVKSQLDISYEKITEKIIETQKKLRKLNQMENESVGNTIIYGEASVEGENVIVNGESFSYEKLLIATGARPFIPDIPGAEYGLTNKDILKIDSIPKKLVIIGGGIIACEIANIYAKLGSEVTILARSGFLKDINDSAINKYILENLIPEVKVYENVDVCKITKNSVITSTGEKFEGTAFFATGRVANSEIVKDVVELNPNGTIKVNEFMQTSEEHIYAAGDVTGGYQLTPVARKEGICATRNMAGYANKISYDDIPQALTLNLEVSFVEDKNIPENAEIVDIAIPGIAGPGIFWNILTGDTGMAKISFDANENKIKKIATISPSSGDDIAYLSYLMRENYDLDDYADFIEVHPSTDTNYKIIKNMWL, from the coding sequence ATGAAAAATATAGTAATAGGTTCAGGACCTGCCGGAAGACTTGGATCACTTGAGCTTGGAAAATTAGGTGAAGAAGTTCTATTAATTGAAAAAAACCATATTGCAGGAACCTGCTTGAATGAAGGATGCATGGTTATTTGTGCATTGACAGACATTACAAAATATATTGAAACAAATAACAGATTCAATGCCCTTGGATTTGTCAAAAGCCAGCTTGACATTTCATATGAAAAGATTACTGAAAAAATAATTGAAACCCAGAAAAAGCTTAGAAAATTAAACCAGATGGAAAATGAAAGTGTTGGAAATACAATAATATATGGAGAGGCCAGCGTCGAAGGAGAAAATGTCATTGTAAATGGTGAAAGTTTCAGTTATGAAAAGCTTCTAATAGCTACTGGAGCAAGGCCATTCATACCGGACATTCCAGGAGCCGAATACGGCCTTACAAACAAGGACATTTTGAAAATCGATTCTATTCCCAAAAAGCTAGTGATAATCGGCGGAGGAATAATAGCCTGTGAAATAGCGAACATCTATGCAAAGCTTGGAAGTGAAGTGACAATACTTGCAAGAAGCGGATTTCTAAAGGACATAAACGATTCAGCCATAAACAAATACATTCTGGAAAATTTAATTCCTGAAGTGAAAGTCTATGAAAATGTGGATGTTTGCAAGATTACCAAAAATAGCGTCATAACTTCAACTGGGGAAAAATTTGAGGGAACTGCATTTTTTGCAACTGGAAGAGTTGCCAACTCTGAAATTGTTAAGGACGTTGTGGAATTAAATCCAAATGGAACCATAAAAGTCAATGAGTTTATGCAAACTAGTGAAGAACACATATATGCTGCCGGAGATGTTACTGGAGGATATCAACTAACACCAGTAGCGAGAAAAGAAGGAATATGTGCCACTAGAAACATGGCTGGGTATGCAAATAAAATAAGCTACGATGATATTCCTCAAGCGTTGACATTGAATCTTGAAGTCAGTTTTGTTGAAGATAAAAACATACCTGAAAACGCTGAAATTGTAGACATTGCAATACCTGGAATAGCCGGACCTGGAATATTCTGGAATATTCTAACAGGAGATACTGGAATGGCAAAGATATCCTTTGATGCAAATGAAAATAAAATCAAAAAAATAGCTACCATATCCCCATCATCAGGAGACGACATAGCTTATCTATCATACTTAATGAGAGAAAACTATGATTTGGACGATTATGCTGACTTTATAGAGGTACATCCGTCAACTGATACAAACTATAAAATAATAAAAAATATGTGGTTATGA